One Vicinamibacterales bacterium DNA window includes the following coding sequences:
- a CDS encoding prolyl oligopeptidase family serine peptidase codes for MRLRAFVLFALVLLVPALVMAADTRPLKVDDQFALREVGDPRISPDGKWVAYTVTRRDPIKDKADTDIYTAPLGGGASIRLTTSDKPEHRPRFSPDGKWLAFISGREGSHAQVWLLNRAGGEAFKLTDYKAGVSDLAWSPDSTRLALVVSDVDPDAPGDEAQAPTGDKKTEKPIVINRLQFKRDTEGYLREIRNHIVVFDIQAKRSMAVTSGAFDDGEPAWSPDGTLVAFSSNRTLPDPDVNQNTDIFVVPARGGVPRAIARSARAESSPVFSPDGKLIAYVASGDPKDMWYGASHIEVAPVGGGTPRALTDALDRNVASPRFSADGGSVFFMLEDGGNQHVARVPVGGGTIERVAAGEREISAFDLGPNGELVVLESTWLHPEEVSSVRDGALRRITTVNDEVLGGVALGRLERFKAKSADGTIVDGFLTLPPGYAAGVKLPAILRIHGGPTSQYTTGFNWEWQILAAQGYAVIAANPRGSTGYGTAYSRAIWADWGNRDFQDVMAAVDHAVAMGVADPDRLGVGGWSYGGILTDYVISKTTRFKAATSGASASNILAGYGTDHYQYEYEVEIGLPWKTRDTWLRLSSFFDVEKVVTPTLFLCGQQDMNVPLLNTEQLYQAVRRVGKAETELVIYPGQWHSIRTPSYRKDLDDRYIAWYNRHLKPATLLAGERRPEATSLAGVPLYPPDLTAEARKAADDNLAKAREDFVQAPDSADAIVWLGRRAAVAGHVREAIDIFTRGIARFPNDARLYRHRGHRYVTVREFDKAVADLTKATRLVEGKPDQPEPTTSDPKVMSSETLNYAIWYHLGLAHYLKGDFERALEAYQQCRAVARGNDDQVVGASDWLYMTLRRLGRADQAAKVLEAIVPGMKVKDDQQYYDRLMMYKGAYEPEDLLRAGGDPVSAATYAYGVANWYLYNGRKDEAKALFARIVKGPNWMPFGFIAAETELARMK; via the coding sequence TCGTCATGGCCGCCGACACCCGACCGCTCAAGGTCGATGACCAGTTCGCCTTGAGAGAGGTGGGTGACCCTCGCATCAGCCCGGACGGCAAGTGGGTGGCCTACACCGTGACGCGGCGCGATCCAATCAAGGACAAGGCCGACACCGACATCTACACGGCCCCTCTCGGCGGGGGCGCGTCCATTCGGCTGACGACCAGCGACAAGCCGGAGCACCGGCCGCGGTTCAGCCCGGACGGCAAATGGCTGGCGTTCATCTCGGGGCGCGAGGGCTCCCACGCGCAGGTATGGTTGCTCAACCGCGCCGGTGGCGAAGCCTTCAAGCTCACCGACTACAAGGCGGGCGTCTCGGACCTCGCGTGGTCGCCCGACAGCACGCGCCTCGCGCTCGTCGTCTCGGACGTCGACCCGGACGCACCGGGAGACGAGGCGCAGGCACCGACGGGCGACAAGAAGACCGAGAAGCCGATCGTCATCAACCGCCTGCAGTTCAAGCGCGACACCGAAGGCTACCTGCGGGAAATCAGGAACCACATCGTCGTCTTCGACATCCAGGCCAAGAGGAGCATGGCCGTGACGTCCGGGGCGTTCGACGATGGCGAGCCCGCATGGTCACCCGACGGAACTCTCGTCGCGTTCTCGAGCAACCGGACGCTGCCAGACCCTGACGTGAACCAGAACACCGACATCTTCGTGGTTCCCGCCAGGGGAGGCGTGCCGCGCGCAATCGCCAGGTCCGCGCGCGCCGAGTCCAGCCCTGTCTTCAGCCCCGACGGGAAGCTGATCGCGTACGTGGCGAGCGGCGACCCGAAGGACATGTGGTACGGGGCCAGTCACATCGAGGTGGCTCCCGTCGGCGGAGGGACGCCCAGGGCGCTGACCGACGCGCTCGACCGCAACGTCGCGAGCCCGCGGTTCTCGGCCGACGGCGGAAGCGTGTTCTTCATGCTCGAAGACGGCGGGAACCAGCATGTCGCGCGCGTGCCGGTGGGCGGTGGGACCATCGAGCGCGTCGCGGCCGGGGAGCGCGAGATCTCGGCGTTCGATCTCGGCCCGAACGGCGAACTGGTGGTACTCGAGAGCACGTGGCTCCATCCCGAAGAGGTCTCGTCTGTCCGGGACGGTGCGCTGAGACGCATTACGACGGTCAACGATGAAGTGCTCGGGGGCGTCGCGCTCGGAAGGCTGGAGCGGTTCAAGGCGAAGAGCGCCGACGGCACGATCGTGGACGGCTTCCTGACGCTGCCGCCCGGCTACGCGGCAGGTGTGAAGCTGCCGGCCATCCTGCGGATTCATGGAGGCCCAACCTCGCAGTACACGACAGGCTTCAACTGGGAGTGGCAGATCCTCGCGGCGCAGGGCTACGCCGTCATCGCTGCGAACCCGCGCGGCTCGACCGGCTACGGGACGGCCTACAGCCGCGCGATCTGGGCCGACTGGGGCAACAGGGACTTCCAGGACGTGATGGCCGCGGTGGACCATGCGGTCGCCATGGGCGTTGCCGATCCCGATCGGCTCGGCGTGGGCGGGTGGAGCTATGGCGGCATCCTGACCGACTACGTCATCTCGAAGACCACGCGGTTCAAGGCGGCCACCTCCGGCGCGAGCGCGTCGAACATCCTGGCCGGCTACGGCACCGACCACTACCAGTATGAGTACGAGGTCGAGATCGGGCTGCCCTGGAAGACTCGCGACACCTGGCTGAGGCTGTCGTCGTTCTTCGACGTGGAGAAGGTCGTTACGCCAACGCTGTTCTTGTGCGGCCAGCAGGACATGAACGTGCCGTTGCTCAACACGGAGCAGCTGTATCAGGCCGTCCGGCGCGTCGGCAAAGCCGAAACGGAGTTGGTGATCTATCCGGGCCAGTGGCACAGCATCCGGACGCCGAGCTACCGCAAGGACCTCGACGATCGCTACATCGCGTGGTACAACCGCCACCTGAAGCCGGCAACGCTGCTGGCCGGCGAGCGCAGGCCCGAGGCCACCTCCCTGGCCGGCGTGCCGCTGTACCCACCGGATCTCACCGCTGAAGCCAGGAAGGCCGCGGACGACAATCTGGCAAAAGCGCGGGAGGACTTCGTGCAGGCGCCCGACAGTGCCGATGCGATCGTCTGGCTGGGACGCCGGGCCGCCGTGGCCGGTCACGTGCGCGAAGCGATTGACATCTTCACGCGCGGCATCGCGAGGTTCCCGAACGACGCGCGGCTGTATCGCCACCGCGGTCACCGGTATGTCACCGTGCGCGAGTTCGACAAGGCTGTCGCCGACCTGACGAAGGCGACGCGGCTCGTCGAGGGCAAGCCCGATCAACCCGAGCCCACCACGTCGGATCCGAAGGTGATGTCGAGCGAGACGCTGAACTACGCCATCTGGTACCACCTGGGACTGGCTCACTACCTGAAGGGAGACTTCGAGAGGGCGCTCGAGGCCTACCAACAGTGCCGGGCGGTGGCGCGGGGCAACGACGATCAGGTCGTCGGCGCGAGCGATTGGCTCTACATGACGCTCCGTCGTCTCGGGCGGGCCGACCAGGCCGCGAAGGTCCTGGAGGCCATCGTCCCCGGCATGAAGGTGAAGGACGACCAGCAATACTATGACCGGCTGATGATGTACAAGGGCGCCTACGAGCCGGAGGACCTCCTGCGCGCCGGCGGCGACCCGGTCAGCGCGGCGACGTACGCCTACGGCGTGGCGAACTGGTACCTCTACAACGGGCGCAAGGACGAGGCAAAGGCGCTGTTTGCCCGCATCGTGAAGGGGCCCAACTGGATGCCATTCGGCTTCATCGCCGCAGAGACGGAGCTGGCGCGCATGAAGTAG